Proteins from one Oryza sativa Japonica Group chromosome 12, ASM3414082v1 genomic window:
- the LOC4352196 gene encoding disease resistance protein RGA5-like, with translation MNVVLEKLADMERLDGQQKLWRDNVREMAYDIEDCIDVFMYHLGDGHNKDGLLQKTARKIRKLRVRYQIANKIQELKARVMEVAQRRSRYIGLGEATTSCPKVVEIDPRLPALYEAAKNLVGIDGPREEISRWLTEEGQSGPTQQLKVVSIVGFGGLGKTTLANQVYKQVKDKFNCTSFLSVSKNPDVLKLLKNLLLEVQKKEIIIKSSLTPSEFTKFPDDNQKLIDTLREHLANKRYLIVIDDIWSTKIWNNIQCAFVQNNYGSRVIITTRIEDVATKCSFDFYGMVYKMQPLDEVNSRSLFFKRLFASEDGFTEQ, from the exons ATGAATGTTGTGCTGGAGAAGCTTGCAGATATGGAGCGGCTGGATGGCCAGCAGAAGCTGTGGAGGGACAATGTCCGCGAGATGGCGTATGACATTGAGGACTGCATTGATGTGTTCATGTATCATCTTGGTGATGGCCATAACAAGGATGGGTTGCTCCAGAAGACTGCACGAAAGATCAGGAAGCTGCGCGTTCGGTATCAGATCGCAAACAAGATCCAAGAACTCAAGGCCCGTGTCATGGAGGTGGCTCAACGCCGTAGCAGGTATATCGGTCTAGGTGAGGCTACGACCTCTTGTCCTAAGGTGGTGGAAATCGATCCTCGGCTGCCTGCGCTGTATGAAGCGGCTAAAAATCTTGTAGGCATTGATGGTCCACGGGAAGAAATTTCCCGGTGGCTCACGGAAGAAGGACAGAGTGGTCCAACCCAACAACTCAAAGTTGTATCTATCGTTGGCTTTGGAGGCCTTGGCAAGACAACTCTTGCTAACCAAGTGTACAAGCAAGTGAAGGACAAGTTTAATTGCACATCATTCTTGTCAGTGTCCAAAAATCCCGACGTGTTGAAGCTTCTGAAAAATCTACTTTTAGAAGTTCAAAAAAAAGAGATTATAATCAAGAGCTCATTGACACCCTCGGAGTTCACAAAATTTCCAGATGATAATCAAAAGCTCATTGACACTCTCAGAGAACACCTTGCTAACAAGAG GTATCTTATTGTAATTGATGACATATGGAGCACCAAGATATGGAACAATATCCAGTGTGCTTTTGTTCAGAATAATTATGGTAGCCGAGTTATAATTACAACACGAATCGAAGATGTAGCTACAAAGTGCAGCTTTGATTTCTATGGTATGGTGTACAAGATGCAACCACTTGATGAGGTTAACTCACGATCGTTATTTTTCAAAAGGCTATTTGCTTCCGAGGATGGTTTTACTGAGCAATAA
- the LOC9270461 gene encoding putative cyclic nucleotide-gated ion channel 7 isoform X1 yields MFGSCGGGYRTQTINGRKGTFVRLEQQEDQERQPAATYTMDGSGGGGRVQHVMDSYFSSAPKIRTRSVRMAAAGVMSIGGYRAERLKSIGRVFQEDLTNMSQKIFDPQDAFLVRMNRLFVMACIVSVAVDPLFFYLPAVTATDSNTCIGFDRGLATGATAVRSAIDLFYLARIALQFRTAYIAPSSRVFGRGELVIDPAAIARRYVRRFFVVDLLSVLPLPQIPIWNFLHRPKGADLLPTKNALLFIVLVQYIPRLVRFYPITSELKRTTGVFAETAFAGAAYYLLLYMLASHMVGAFWYLLSIERLDDCWRENCRVLKFHQCKKYMYCGGGNLGQSGFLEWRTMIRQVLVMECAPADEAGTGFQYGIFTTAIQSGVVSTTNLVAKVLFCLWWGLQNLSTVGQGLKTTHYKGEALFAIFLAVFGLILMALLIGNMQTYLQSMTLRLEEMRLRRRDSEQWMRHRVLPVDLQERVWRHDQYRWLETRGVDEDSLVRSLPKDLRRDVKRHLCLRLVRRVPLFANMDERLLDAICERLKPSLCTEATYILREGDPVDEMLFIIRGRLESSTTDGGRMGFFNRGLLKEGDFCGEELLTWALDPKAAANLPLSTRTVKAISEVEAFALHADELKFVAGQFRRLHSKQLQQTFRFYSQQWRTWASCFIQAAWRRHLKRRAAEQRRREEEEEEEAASASSSCQITTTVLVSRFAKNAMRGAQRQRSRRDANLIVLPKPPEPDFQTMEY; encoded by the exons ATGTttggcagctgcggcggcgggtacAGGACGCAGACGATCaacgggaggaaggggacgtTCGTGCGGCTCGAGCAGCAGGAGGATCAGgagcggcagccggcggcgacgtACACCatggacggcagcggcggcggcggcagggtgcAGCACGTGATGGACAGCTACTTCTCGAGCGCGCCCAAGATCCGGACGCGGTCGGtgcgcatggcggcggcgggcgtgatGAGCATCGGCGGCTACCGGGCGGAGCGGCTCAAGAGCATCGGCCGCGTGTTCCAGGAGGACCTCACCAACATGTCCCAGAAGATCTTCGACCCGCAGGACGCGTTCCTGGTGCGGATGAACCGCCTCTTCGTCATGGCCTGCATCGtctccgtcgccgtcgacccactcttcttctacctccccgccgtcaccgccaccgACAGCAACACCTGCATCGGCTTCGACCGCGGCCTCGCCACGGGCGCCACCGCGGTGCGCTCGGCCATCGACCTCTTCTACCTCGCCCGCATCGCGCTCCAGTTCCGGACGGCGTACATCGCGCCGTCGTCGCGGGTGTTCGGCCGCGGCGAGCTGGTGATCGACCCGGCCGCCATCGCGCGGCGCTACGTCCGCCGCTTCTTCGTCGTCGACCTCCTCTCCGTGCTCCCGCTGCCGCAGATCCCCATCTGGAACTTCCTCCACCGCCCCAAGGGCGCCGACCTCCTGCCCACCAAGAACGCCCTCCTCTTCATCGTCCTCGTCCAGTACATCCCCCGCCTCGTCCGCTTCTACCCCATCACCTCCGAGCTCAAGCGCACCACCGGCGTCTTCGCCGAGAccgccttcgccggcgccgcctactACCTCCTCCTCTACATGCTCGCCAGCCAC ATGGTGGGGGCGTTCTGGTACCTGCTATCGATCGAGAGGCTGGACGACTGCTGGAGGGAGAACTGCAGGGTGCTCAAGTTCCATCAGTGCAAGAAGTACATGTACTGCGGAGGAGGGAACCTGGGGCAGTCGGGTTTCCTGGAGTGGAGGACGATGATCCGGCAGGTGCTGGTGATGGAGTGCGCGCCGGCGGACGAGGCCGGGACCGGGTTCCAGTACGGGATCTTCACGACGGCGATCCAGTCGGGCGTGGTGTCGACGACGAACCTGGTCGCCAAGGTGCTCTTCTGCCTCTGGTGGGGGCTCCAGAACCTGAGCACCGTGGGGCAGGGGCTGAAGACGACGCACTACAAGGGGGAGGCCCTGTTCGCCATCTTCCTCGCCGTGTTCGGCCTCATCCTCATGGCGCTCCTCATCGGCAACATGCAGACGTACCTGCAGTCGATGACGCTGCGGCTTGAGGAGATGCGGCTGCGGCGCCGCGACTCGGAGCAGTGGATGCGCCACCGCGTGCTCCCCGTCGACCTCCAG GAGCGCGTGTGGCGGCACGACCAGTACCGGTGGCTGGAGACGCGGGGCGTGGACGAGGACAGCCTCGTGCGCAGCCTCCCCAAGGACCTGCGGCGGGACGTGAAGCGGCACCTCTgcctccgcctcgtccgccgcgtGCCGCTGTTCGCCAACATGGACGAGCGCCTCCTCGACGCCATCTGCGAGCGCCTCAAGCCCAGCCTGTGCACGGAGGCCACCTACATCCTCCGGGAAGGGGACCCCGTGGACGAGATGCTGTTCATCATCCGCGGGAGGCTGGAGAGCTCCACCACGGACGGCGGGAGGATGGGGTTCTTCAACCGGGGCCTCCTCAAGGAAGGGGACTTCTGCGGGGAGGAGCTCCTGACGTGGGCGCTCGACCCCAAGGCCGCCGCCAACCTGCCGCTGTCGACGCGCACCGTCAAGGCCATCTCCGAGGTGGAGGCGTTCGCGCTCCACGCCGACGAGCTCAAGTTCGTCGCCGGGCAGTTCAGGCGGCTGCACAGCAAGCAGCTGCAGCAGACGTTCCGGTTCTACTCGCAGCAGTGGCGCACCTGGGCGTCCTGCTTCATCCAGGCCGCCTGGAGGAGGCACCTCAAGCGCAGGGCCgccgagcagcgccgccgcgaggaggaggaggaggaggaggccgcgtcggcgtcgtcgtcctgCCAGATCACCACCACCGTCCTCGTATCGCGCTTCGCCAAGAACGCCATGCGCGGCGCGCAGCGGCAACGGTCGCGCCGGGACGCCAACCTCATCGTCCTGCCCAAACCGCCGGAGCCTGACTTCCAGACCATGGAGTACTGA
- the LOC9270461 gene encoding putative cyclic nucleotide-gated ion channel 7 isoform X2, whose amino-acid sequence MFGSCGGGYRTQTINGRKGTFVRLEQQEDQERQPAATYTMDGSGGGGRVQHVMDSYFSSAPKIRTRSVRMAAAGVMSIGGYRAERLKSIGRVFQEDLTNMSQKIFDPQDAFLVRMNRLFVMACIVSVAVDPLFFYLPAVTATDSNTCIGFDRGLATGATAVRSAIDLFYLARIALQFRTAYIAPSSRVFGRGELVIDPAAIARRYVRRFFVVDLLSVLPLPQIPIWNFLHRPKGADLLPTKNALLFIVLVQYIPRLVRFYPITSELKRTTGVFAETAFAGAAYYLLLYMLASHMVGAFWYLLSIERLDDCWRENCRVLKFHQCKKYMYCGGGNLGQSGFLEWRTMIRQVLVMECAPADEAGTGFQYGIFTTAIQSGVVSTTNLVAKVLFCLWWGLQNLSTVGQGLKTTHYKGEALFAIFLAVFGLILMALLIGNMQTYLQSMTLRLEEMRLRRRDSEQWMRHRVLPVDLQERVWRHDQYRWLETRGVDEDSLVRSLPKDLRRDVKRHLCLRLVRRVPLFANMDERLLDAICERLKPSLCTEATYILREGDPVDEMLFIIRGRLESSTTDGGRMGFFNRGLLKEGDFCGEELLTWALDPKAAANLPLSTRTVKAISEVEAFALHADELKFVAGQFRRLHSKQLQQTFRFYSQQWRTWASCFIQAAWRRHLKRRAAEQRRREEEEEEEAASASSSCQITTTVLVSRFAKNAMRGAQRQRSRRDANLIVLPKPPEPDFQTMEY is encoded by the exons ATGTttggcagctgcggcggcgggtacAGGACGCAGACGATCaacgggaggaaggggacgtTCGTGCGGCTCGAGCAGCAGGAGGATCAGgagcggcagccggcggcgacgtACACCatggacggcagcggcggcggcggcagggtgcAGCACGTGATGGACAGCTACTTCTCGAGCGCGCCCAAGATCCGGACGCGGTCGGtgcgcatggcggcggcgggcgtgatGAGCATCGGCGGCTACCGGGCGGAGCGGCTCAAGAGCATCGGCCGCGTGTTCCAGGAGGACCTCACCAACATGTCCCAGAAGATCTTCGACCCGCAGGACGCGTTCCTGGTGCGGATGAACCGCCTCTTCGTCATGGCCTGCATCGtctccgtcgccgtcgacccactcttcttctacctccccgccgtcaccgccaccgACAGCAACACCTGCATCGGCTTCGACCGCGGCCTCGCCACGGGCGCCACCGCGGTGCGCTCGGCCATCGACCTCTTCTACCTCGCCCGCATCGCGCTCCAGTTCCGGACGGCGTACATCGCGCCGTCGTCGCGGGTGTTCGGCCGCGGCGAGCTGGTGATCGACCCGGCCGCCATCGCGCGGCGCTACGTCCGCCGCTTCTTCGTCGTCGACCTCCTCTCCGTGCTCCCGCTGCCGCAGATCCCCATCTGGAACTTCCTCCACCGCCCCAAGGGCGCCGACCTCCTGCCCACCAAGAACGCCCTCCTCTTCATCGTCCTCGTCCAGTACATCCCCCGCCTCGTCCGCTTCTACCCCATCACCTCCGAGCTCAAGCGCACCACCGGCGTCTTCGCCGAGAccgccttcgccggcgccgcctactACCTCCTCCTCTACATGCTCGCCAGCCAC ATGGTGGGGGCGTTCTGGTACCTGCTATCGATCGAGAGGCTGGACGACTGCTGGAGGGAGAACTGCAGGGTGCTCAAGTTCCATCAGTGCAAGAAGTACATGTACTGCGGAGGAGGGAACCTGGGGCAGTCGGGTTTCCTGGAGTGGAGGACGATGATCCGGCAGGTGCTGGTGATGGAGTGCGCGCCGGCGGACGAGGCCGGGACCGGGTTCCAGTACGGGATCTTCACGACGGCGATCCAGTCGGGCGTGGTGTCGACGACGAACCTGGTCGCCAAGGTGCTCTTCTGCCTCTGGTGGGGGCTCCAGAACCTGAGCACCGTGGGGCAGGGGCTGAAGACGACGCACTACAAGGGGGAGGCCCTGTTCGCCATCTTCCTCGCCGTGTTCGGCCTCATCCTCATGGCGCTCCTCATCGGCAACATGCAGACGTACCTGCAGTCGATGACGCTGCGGCTTGAGGAGATGCGGCTGCGGCGCCGCGACTCGGAGCAGTGGATGCGCCACCGCGTGCTCCCCGTCGAC cTCCAGGAGCGCGTGTGGCGGCACGACCAGTACCGGTGGCTGGAGACGCGGGGCGTGGACGAGGACAGCCTCGTGCGCAGCCTCCCCAAGGACCTGCGGCGGGACGTGAAGCGGCACCTCTgcctccgcctcgtccgccgcgtGCCGCTGTTCGCCAACATGGACGAGCGCCTCCTCGACGCCATCTGCGAGCGCCTCAAGCCCAGCCTGTGCACGGAGGCCACCTACATCCTCCGGGAAGGGGACCCCGTGGACGAGATGCTGTTCATCATCCGCGGGAGGCTGGAGAGCTCCACCACGGACGGCGGGAGGATGGGGTTCTTCAACCGGGGCCTCCTCAAGGAAGGGGACTTCTGCGGGGAGGAGCTCCTGACGTGGGCGCTCGACCCCAAGGCCGCCGCCAACCTGCCGCTGTCGACGCGCACCGTCAAGGCCATCTCCGAGGTGGAGGCGTTCGCGCTCCACGCCGACGAGCTCAAGTTCGTCGCCGGGCAGTTCAGGCGGCTGCACAGCAAGCAGCTGCAGCAGACGTTCCGGTTCTACTCGCAGCAGTGGCGCACCTGGGCGTCCTGCTTCATCCAGGCCGCCTGGAGGAGGCACCTCAAGCGCAGGGCCgccgagcagcgccgccgcgaggaggaggaggaggaggaggccgcgtcggcgtcgtcgtcctgCCAGATCACCACCACCGTCCTCGTATCGCGCTTCGCCAAGAACGCCATGCGCGGCGCGCAGCGGCAACGGTCGCGCCGGGACGCCAACCTCATCGTCCTGCCCAAACCGCCGGAGCCTGACTTCCAGACCATGGAGTACTGA
- the LOC4352197 gene encoding uncharacterized protein yields MAAAAAVADEVTVLHGGVVVSMDGGFRVFQDGAVAVAGDRIAAVGPSADVLSSFPGAAATVDLAGRILLPGFVNTHVHTSQQLARGIADDVDLMAWLHGRIWPYESHMTEEDSYASTLLCGIELIRSGVTCFAEAGGQYVSEMARAVELLGLRACLTKSIMDCGDGLPPNWSSCSTDDCIQSQKDLYEKHHNTADGRIRIWFGLRQIMNATDRLLLETRDAAQKLNTGIHMHIAEIPYENELVMQTKGIDHGTVTYLEKIDFLRSNLLAAHSVWLNKPEIGHFLKADVKVSHCPASAMRMLGFAPIREMLDSGVCVSLGTDGAPSNNRMSIVDEMYLACLINKGREAYITGTTNPTALPAETVLKMATINGAKAVLWDDEIGSLEVGKKADMVVVNPLIWSMVPVHDCIANIVYCMRTENIESVMCNGRWIMREKKIVNLNEEEVIASAEKIARDLLARAGINLPNRMNYL; encoded by the exons atggcggcggcggcggcggtggctgacgAAGTCACCGTGCTCCACGGCGGGGTCGTCGTCAGCATGGACGGCGGCTTCCGCGTCTTCCAggacggcgccgtcgccgtcgccggggacCGCATCGCCGCCGTGGGACCGTCCGCCGACGTCCTCTCGTCCTTCCCCGGGGCCGCGGCGACAGTCGACCTCGCCGGCCGCATCCTCCTCCCCG GGTTCGTCAACACGCACGTGCACACGTCGCAGCAGCTGGCGCGGGGGATCGCCGACGACGTCGACCTGATGGCGTGGCTGCACGGGAGGATCTGGCCATACGAGTCCCACATGACGGAGGAGGACTCCTACGCCTCCACCCTCCTCTGCGGCATCGAGCTCATTCGATCCGGG GTAACATGCTTTGCGGAAGCAGGTGGGCAGTATGTTTCAGAAATGGCACGTGCAGTAGAGTTGCTGGGATTGCGTGCATGCTTGACAAAATCAATAATGGATTGTGGTGATGGGTTACCTCCAAACTGGAGCTCTTGTTCAACTGATGATTGCATTCAG TCGCAGAAAGATCTATACGAAAAGCATCACAACACAGCTGATGGGCGTATCAGGATATGGTTTGGGTTGAGACAGATCATGAATGCAACGGATCGTTTACTGCTTGAAACAAGAGATGCTGCACAGAAACTGAATACTGGAATCCACATG CATATTGCAGAAATACCCTATGAAAATGAGCTGGTAATGCAGACTAAGGGAATTGATCATGGGACAGTGACATATTTAGAGAAAATTGATTTTCTGAGGAGCAATTTGCTGGCTGCTCATTCTGTTTGGTTGAATAAGCCTGAG ATTGGGCACTTTTTAAAGGCTGATGTTAAGGTTTCTCACTGCCCCGCATCTGCTATGAGGATGTTGGGGTTTGCTCCAATTAGAGAAATGCTGGATTCTGGTGTTTGTGTCTCTCTTGGTACAGATGGAGCGCCAAGCAATAACAGGATGAGCATTG TTGATGAGATGTACCTAGCCTGTCTTATTAACAAAGGGCGTGAGGCGTACATCACTGGTACAACGAACCCAACTGCTCTTCCTGCAGAGACTGTATTGAAGATGGCTACTATTAATGGTGCAAAAGCAGTTCTGTGGGACGATGAAATAGGTTCGCTGGAGGTTGGGAAGAAG GCGGACATGGTTGTTGTGAATCCACTTATATGGTCCATGGTCCCAGTGCATGACTG CATTGCCAACATAGTTTACTGCATGAGAACAGAAAATATTGAATCTGTAATGTGCAACGGTCGATGGATTATGAGGGAAAAGAAGATCGTGAATTTGAATGAG GAGGAGGTAATTGCTTCAGCTGAAAAAATAGCAAGGGACCTTCTAGCGCGAGCTGGCATCAACCTACCCAATCGGATGAACTacttgtga